One window of the Chitinophaga niabensis genome contains the following:
- a CDS encoding alpha/beta hydrolase: MKAYQLLLIANLLIQTSSAQDFPQKKDSIYSAILQEQRSLQVILPSNYDPSQVYDVLYVIDGEWNTLTFYNIRRYLQAVGFAPPAIIVGLPNTNKDGVNMRDRDFLPTQVKTTPFSGGAANFLAFFKTELIPYINKTYHPGGESVLFGASFGGTFVMYALLTDPDVFKAYLCSDPALWWDGQYLVKLAREKLPQAKLNARTLFIGGRAGKAFENMGIAAMDSVLRTTAPAGLAWKVASYEGETHNSVTFKTNYDALKFTYAGYTKNPLRFSIHGGIVLPEKPITITIYADNLDVRYTNDSTLPAKEWKPIDSRLVVTDPDNMIVRSFSPGGRYTVNIPLHLRSGTTLTPAKRKPAPLHFTYFDLTAKNRKPVKTGSVDSTFRLKQADLPSFECLVEGALAIPDKSYYVLQLDEGEGSEVYINDTLRVKQPAGSKRQSIILPLDKGVYALKVRFMQTTSRPVPRFFVFKSTDGLDEWWNNVIFKL, from the coding sequence ATGAAAGCATACCAATTGCTGCTGATAGCAAACCTGCTGATACAGACCTCCTCTGCACAGGACTTCCCTCAAAAAAAGGACAGTATCTATTCTGCCATTCTGCAGGAGCAACGTTCCCTCCAGGTGATCCTGCCTTCCAATTATGATCCCTCGCAGGTTTATGATGTACTGTATGTAATAGATGGCGAATGGAATACCTTAACCTTCTACAATATCAGGCGTTATCTTCAGGCAGTAGGATTTGCCCCGCCAGCTATCATCGTAGGTTTACCCAACACCAATAAAGACGGCGTAAATATGAGGGACAGGGATTTTCTGCCCACACAGGTAAAAACAACGCCCTTCTCTGGCGGCGCAGCCAATTTCCTCGCTTTCTTCAAAACAGAACTCATCCCCTACATCAATAAAACGTACCATCCCGGCGGGGAGTCTGTTCTTTTCGGCGCTTCCTTTGGCGGAACATTTGTGATGTACGCTTTGCTGACTGACCCGGATGTATTTAAAGCTTATCTCTGTTCAGATCCTGCTTTATGGTGGGATGGTCAATACCTTGTAAAACTGGCCCGTGAAAAACTGCCGCAGGCAAAGCTGAACGCCAGAACACTCTTTATTGGCGGAAGGGCCGGGAAAGCGTTTGAAAATATGGGCATTGCTGCAATGGACAGCGTTTTACGGACAACCGCGCCGGCAGGGCTCGCATGGAAAGTAGCCAGCTATGAAGGAGAAACTCATAACTCTGTTACCTTTAAAACAAATTATGATGCGCTTAAATTCACCTATGCAGGATACACAAAGAATCCGCTGCGTTTCAGCATTCATGGAGGAATAGTACTACCTGAAAAGCCCATCACGATCACTATATATGCTGATAACCTGGATGTACGTTATACAAACGACAGCACATTACCCGCAAAAGAATGGAAACCTATAGACTCCCGGCTGGTTGTAACAGATCCTGATAATATGATCGTAAGATCTTTTTCACCTGGCGGGAGATATACTGTGAACATTCCATTGCATCTCAGGTCAGGCACTACACTTACCCCGGCCAAAAGAAAACCCGCTCCCCTGCACTTTACTTATTTTGATCTTACAGCAAAGAACCGGAAACCAGTTAAAACAGGCAGCGTTGATTCCACTTTCCGGTTAAAGCAGGCAGACCTGCCTTCCTTTGAATGCCTGGTGGAAGGTGCATTAGCCATCCCTGATAAAAGTTATTATGTATTACAGCTGGACGAAGGAGAAGGTTCTGAGGTATATATAAATGATACTTTACGGGTAAAACAACCTGCCGGTAGCAAAAGGCAATCTATCATACTACCATTGGATAAAGGAGTATATGCGCTTAAAGTGAGATTTATGCAAACAACATCTCGGCCGGTACCCCGCTTCTTTGTTTTCAAAAGTACAGATGGCCTAGACGAATGGTGGAACAATGTGATCTTTAAACTTTAA
- a CDS encoding YjgN family protein has translation MQQPNSRQGDVLNTPSLSFHGSGETYFGILIVNMLLMIVTLGFYYPWAKAKELQFLYSSTEMEGSRFSWNGTGAEIFKGFIKAVGIFAALITIVYIFNAMGLPFLSVLVYLVSLLLLIPYAIHGSTRYHWSRTAWRSIRFGYRGDRNEFIKLFIKEMLLTLVTFGIYGSWAAMNIRNYVMGHLRFGSGEFSYEGDGWEYFKMNIKGYFLTLFTLGIYVFWWQADIFRYSIDHMRLQHGNKSYNFQSKATGGGFAGLLIVNMLIFIFTLGFGFAWIQVRTIKFMLANVEIDGDITLADLQQTEEEYRNAMGEDLADMLDLGVI, from the coding sequence ATGCAACAACCGAACAGCCGTCAGGGCGATGTTTTAAACACTCCTTCCTTATCATTTCATGGAAGCGGTGAAACTTATTTCGGGATTCTGATCGTTAATATGCTCCTTATGATCGTGACCCTGGGATTTTATTATCCCTGGGCAAAAGCAAAGGAACTGCAATTCCTGTACTCCTCTACTGAAATGGAGGGTTCCCGGTTTTCCTGGAATGGAACCGGTGCTGAGATCTTTAAAGGTTTCATTAAAGCCGTTGGTATCTTTGCCGCATTAATTACCATAGTTTATATTTTCAACGCTATGGGTTTACCTTTCCTTTCCGTCCTCGTTTACCTTGTTTCCCTGTTACTCCTCATTCCTTATGCCATTCACGGTTCCACCCGTTACCATTGGTCAAGGACTGCCTGGAGAAGTATCCGTTTCGGATATCGTGGAGACAGGAATGAATTCATTAAACTGTTCATCAAGGAAATGCTGCTGACGCTCGTAACATTTGGTATTTATGGGTCATGGGCAGCTATGAACATCCGTAACTACGTGATGGGGCACCTCCGTTTCGGCAGTGGCGAGTTCTCTTATGAAGGAGATGGCTGGGAGTATTTTAAAATGAATATTAAAGGATACTTCCTCACCCTTTTCACACTGGGTATTTATGTATTCTGGTGGCAGGCTGATATCTTCCGTTATAGCATTGATCATATGCGCCTGCAGCATGGCAACAAGTCCTACAACTTCCAGTCAAAAGCCACCGGCGGCGGTTTTGCAGGATTGCTGATCGTTAATATGCTGATCTTCATCTTTACCCTCGGCTTTGGTTTTGCGTGGATCCAGGTACGTACCATTAAATTCATGCTGGCCAATGTAGAGATCGATGGAGATATTACCCTGGCCGATCTGCAGCAAACAGAAGAAGAATACAGGAACGCTATGGGCGAAGACCTGGCAGATATGTTAGACCTTGGTGTGATCTAA
- a CDS encoding YceI family protein, which translates to MTHWKIDESHSEIGFKVKHLMITNVSGYFTQFSGSIQTASDDFHDATITFEAATDSINTQNKQRDEHLRNGDFFDTEKFPKINFVSTKVKKITDEQYKLLGELTIKGQTHPIELEVTRNGHTVDPWGQEKAGFALKGRLHRTDYGLRWNATTEAGGIVLSDEVKLNMEIQLVKSNN; encoded by the coding sequence ATGACACATTGGAAGATCGATGAATCACACAGCGAAATAGGATTCAAAGTAAAACACCTGATGATCACTAACGTGAGCGGCTACTTTACCCAGTTCTCCGGGAGCATTCAAACAGCCAGCGATGATTTTCATGATGCCACCATTACTTTCGAAGCCGCAACAGACAGTATTAATACCCAGAACAAACAAAGGGACGAGCATCTCAGGAATGGCGATTTCTTTGATACGGAAAAATTCCCTAAGATCAACTTTGTATCCACGAAGGTGAAGAAGATAACAGACGAGCAATATAAGCTACTAGGTGAACTGACTATCAAAGGACAAACACATCCTATTGAACTGGAAGTAACGCGTAACGGCCATACGGTAGATCCATGGGGGCAGGAAAAGGCAGGATTTGCATTAAAAGGAAGGCTGCACCGTACAGATTATGGTTTACGCTGGAATGCTACCACAGAAGCAGGAGGTATTGTGTTGAGTGATGAAGTGAAGCTGAATATGGAAATACAATTAGTGAAGTCTAATAATTAA
- a CDS encoding LLM class flavin-dependent oxidoreductase has product MEIGIDSFAARFSEKAGNALSDQDAMNQLLERIEFADRSNLDIFGIGEHHRKGFLDSAPSMILAAAASRTKRIRLTSAVTVLSAIDPVRAFQNFSTLDLISNGRAEMVVGRGSFTDAFPLFGYSLQDYDALFTEKLDLLLKIRDNEFVTWSGKFRPALRNQPVYPRPTQEKLPIWLGVGGTPQSFVRAGTLGLPLMVAIIGGETHRFRPLVDLYREAGKKAGHSPEQLQVGLHSLGYVANTTEEAIEDFYPGYAASMTEVGKERGWPPMTRERFYSQTGPTGALLVGSVEEVAEKVLRHAESLGGISRLTFQMDSAELSHEKLMESIGLIGTKLKPLIKKASL; this is encoded by the coding sequence ATGGAAATAGGAATAGATAGTTTCGCCGCCAGGTTCAGTGAAAAGGCGGGTAATGCCCTGAGTGATCAGGATGCCATGAACCAATTGCTGGAAAGGATTGAATTTGCAGACCGTTCCAACCTGGACATTTTTGGGATCGGGGAACACCACAGAAAAGGTTTTCTTGATTCTGCACCTTCCATGATCCTTGCGGCAGCTGCTTCCCGCACTAAGCGTATCCGGTTAACGAGTGCCGTAACAGTACTCAGTGCCATAGACCCCGTGAGGGCCTTTCAGAACTTTTCCACTTTGGACCTGATCTCCAATGGCCGGGCAGAGATGGTTGTGGGCAGAGGGTCTTTTACAGATGCTTTCCCTTTATTCGGTTACAGTTTGCAGGATTATGATGCGCTGTTTACGGAAAAGCTGGACCTGCTGCTGAAGATCCGGGATAATGAATTTGTGACCTGGTCCGGTAAATTCAGGCCGGCTTTGCGGAACCAGCCTGTTTATCCAAGACCCACACAGGAAAAATTACCGATCTGGCTGGGAGTAGGTGGTACCCCTCAATCGTTTGTGCGCGCAGGTACTTTAGGCTTACCGCTCATGGTGGCGATCATTGGAGGAGAAACACATCGTTTCCGTCCTTTGGTAGACCTCTACAGAGAAGCAGGAAAAAAGGCCGGGCATTCGCCTGAGCAGTTACAGGTTGGCTTACATTCCCTGGGTTATGTGGCTAATACAACAGAAGAAGCCATAGAAGATTTTTATCCCGGTTATGCAGCCAGCATGACGGAGGTTGGAAAGGAGAGAGGCTGGCCCCCCATGACCAGGGAACGGTTTTACAGCCAGACGGGCCCGACAGGTGCTTTGCTGGTGGGGAGTGTGGAAGAAGTAGCAGAAAAAGTACTAAGGCATGCGGAATCATTAGGTGGTATATCGAGGCTTACTTTCCAGATGGATAGTGCAGAGTTATCTCATGAAAAACTGATGGAATCTATTGGATTGATAGGGACGAAGTTGAAACCATTAATTAAAAAAGCGTCACTGTAA
- a CDS encoding GntR family transcriptional regulator, producing the protein MKKIFEKIQALDEVPSYSKHEKFVEGIINAIDDKVITVGDPLPSVNVMISSLGYARETIMKGYRELQRRGIIESKNRLGYFVSNGNTRHALKVAVVMYTIDTFQDQFYHSFRKGLDENVHADVFFHHGNIEVFEAIFSLVKARYGMYVISPIHHPRTKELLNTVPRNKLVMFDRYEPLDGEFNYVVQEFEKSSYAVFEELADEIRKYDEMIFFHDPASLFPPEIVRSFKKFTKNYSIKGRVLREYVPGSVQKGVVYYVNENAELWNLLKDCDSKKIKPGKDIGILSHNDEPVKEIVGNGITTYSVSFAEMGKRVARAVMKHEQVNEVIPTKLIRRNSL; encoded by the coding sequence ATGAAGAAAATATTTGAAAAAATACAGGCGCTGGATGAAGTACCATCCTATTCCAAACACGAAAAGTTTGTGGAAGGCATCATTAACGCCATCGATGATAAAGTAATAACGGTAGGGGACCCGCTGCCTTCTGTGAACGTGATGATCTCCAGCCTGGGATATGCACGGGAAACGATCATGAAGGGGTACAGGGAGTTGCAGCGCAGGGGCATCATTGAATCCAAGAACAGGCTGGGTTATTTTGTATCGAACGGCAATACCCGGCATGCCTTAAAAGTGGCGGTTGTGATGTATACGATCGATACCTTCCAGGACCAGTTCTATCACAGCTTCAGAAAAGGGCTGGATGAGAACGTTCATGCGGATGTATTTTTTCACCACGGTAACATTGAAGTATTTGAGGCCATTTTTTCATTGGTGAAAGCGAGATATGGCATGTACGTAATATCACCCATTCATCATCCCCGTACAAAGGAATTGCTGAATACAGTTCCCCGTAACAAACTGGTGATGTTTGACCGGTATGAGCCATTGGATGGAGAGTTCAATTATGTGGTGCAGGAGTTTGAAAAATCCTCCTACGCTGTATTTGAAGAGCTGGCAGATGAGATCAGGAAGTATGATGAAATGATCTTCTTTCATGATCCTGCATCCTTATTCCCGCCGGAGATCGTACGTTCCTTTAAGAAGTTCACCAAGAACTATAGTATCAAAGGGAGAGTGCTCAGGGAGTATGTGCCGGGTTCTGTACAGAAAGGAGTGGTGTATTATGTGAATGAGAATGCAGAGTTGTGGAACTTATTGAAAGATTGTGATAGTAAAAAGATAAAACCGGGGAAAGATATCGGCATTCTTTCCCATAACGATGAGCCGGTAAAAGAGATCGTGGGAAACGGGATCACCACTTATTCCGTGAGCTTTGCAGAGATGGGGAAACGGGTAGCAAGGGCAGTGATGAAACATGAACAGGTGAATGAAGTGATCCCAACTAAACTGATCAGAAGAAATTCCCTTTAA
- a CDS encoding M48 family metallopeptidase, which yields MFSGKYYDHQTAQAIPARIQLFTESLHMELPGGKKLHWLFTEITAEVVDRNFVRISGEVRISGEATLEVNDPVFVKAFLQKYKYTRSAGLHQLALRGGLKVTLIVLLAMAGILLFGHFYAIPWCVNRVVDRLPLSFDKELGTLAAQSIHETSDPAGNQLLSNFARQIKWDTQDTLTFCIVKSDIENAYALPGGRIVVYTGLLEKLHNSDQLAALLSHEVAHVTARHSVKKLCRDMSTTMLVSIAFGNASGATNTLYANASSLYSLTYSRQYEQEADIMGMKTLRRNHISQLGMLGLMQALQQLDQQTNIPEFVRTHPLTENRVNYVRKNIAEHPAFTEKNAQREQLFQQLRQRYSK from the coding sequence ATGTTCTCAGGAAAGTATTACGATCACCAGACAGCACAAGCCATCCCTGCCAGGATCCAGCTATTTACAGAAAGCTTACACATGGAGCTTCCCGGAGGCAAAAAGCTGCATTGGCTGTTCACGGAGATCACCGCGGAAGTGGTGGATCGCAACTTCGTCCGCATCAGCGGAGAAGTCCGCATCAGCGGAGAAGCTACGCTGGAAGTGAATGATCCGGTTTTTGTAAAAGCATTCCTGCAAAAATACAAGTACACACGAAGCGCCGGTCTACATCAGCTGGCGCTTCGTGGTGGCTTGAAAGTTACCCTGATTGTATTACTTGCTATGGCCGGCATCTTATTATTTGGTCATTTTTATGCTATTCCCTGGTGCGTCAACCGTGTGGTAGACAGGCTACCGCTCTCCTTCGACAAAGAACTGGGAACACTTGCAGCACAAAGCATCCATGAAACCAGCGATCCTGCTGGCAATCAGTTGCTCAGCAATTTTGCACGACAGATAAAATGGGATACGCAGGATACACTCACCTTCTGCATTGTAAAAAGTGATATTGAAAATGCTTACGCATTACCCGGAGGCCGTATAGTGGTCTATACCGGTTTGTTGGAAAAACTACACAATTCGGATCAGCTGGCAGCGCTCTTATCACATGAAGTAGCACATGTAACAGCCCGCCATTCCGTTAAAAAACTATGCCGCGATATGAGTACCACCATGCTGGTAAGTATCGCATTTGGTAATGCCAGCGGAGCCACCAATACCCTTTATGCCAATGCCAGTTCCCTCTATAGCCTCACCTATTCCCGTCAATATGAACAGGAAGCGGATATCATGGGCATGAAAACTTTACGCCGCAACCACATCAGTCAATTGGGCATGCTGGGATTAATGCAGGCCTTACAGCAGCTGGACCAGCAAACGAATATTCCTGAATTCGTAAGAACACATCCCCTCACGGAAAACCGTGTAAACTATGTTCGTAAGAACATAGCGGAACATCCCGCCTTCACTGAAAAGAATGCACAAAGGGAACAGCTCTTCCAACAGCTACGCCAACGTTACAGCAAATAA
- a CDS encoding RagB/SusD family nutrient uptake outer membrane protein, protein MKRNIKWSLMAASVMFLASCKNFLNEESITKLGEDKVYSDIGLVETSLKGIYANWKNVRTDEQGLIMMMGTDETQQGAFQMKGDAIKGGLDRYDANLNSTVNHIANQWNIRWPLVNESAKIIRGLESGNPAAGTKEGGLYGEACFVRGFVDFQLAMYWGEIPIRDMKREAELGFRRQPLKDVWAFIIDDLTKAATFCPKTNQPGRATSGAGWAMLGKAYMSAPESTGLRDFAKAQECFEKMMADYSLVPYKDLWDFSKPNTAEAILEFQFSPVYPNNNKIQFQIGSRAVQSYFGDGCYYSGYDKLVPTQYAYETVANGGIWEDGDLRKEESIRYDFTYYGETPTLDRISWEDLGPNHDELKPHVKKYEDFRVDKHHEMRISNMWNSGKNIPVLRLADIKLCYAECLNEAGKTNDAILVVNEVRKRAWGGTLPDDKSWKAMSKDEFKAKIMDERIRELFAEDWRRIDLIRTGKFVELVKARNKWAKESGKIQPFNTIFPIPDTELKLNGDIGPEDQNPGYN, encoded by the coding sequence ATGAAACGCAATATAAAATGGAGCCTGATGGCAGCATCTGTTATGTTCCTGGCCTCCTGCAAAAATTTCCTCAATGAAGAAAGTATCACTAAATTAGGTGAAGACAAAGTGTATTCAGATATAGGCCTGGTAGAAACAAGCCTGAAAGGTATCTACGCCAACTGGAAGAATGTGAGAACGGATGAGCAGGGCCTGATCATGATGATGGGTACGGATGAAACACAGCAGGGTGCTTTCCAGATGAAAGGTGATGCCATCAAAGGAGGTCTGGACCGTTACGATGCTAACCTGAACTCCACGGTGAACCATATCGCCAATCAATGGAACATACGCTGGCCGCTGGTGAATGAATCTGCCAAGATCATCAGGGGATTGGAAAGCGGAAATCCTGCCGCAGGTACCAAAGAAGGCGGGTTATATGGGGAAGCCTGTTTTGTGCGTGGTTTTGTTGATTTTCAGCTGGCCATGTACTGGGGCGAAATACCTATCCGGGACATGAAACGTGAAGCAGAGCTCGGTTTCCGCCGTCAACCACTCAAGGATGTATGGGCCTTCATCATTGATGATCTGACCAAAGCCGCCACCTTCTGCCCTAAAACCAATCAACCCGGCCGTGCTACTTCAGGTGCTGGTTGGGCCATGCTGGGCAAGGCTTATATGTCTGCCCCGGAATCTACCGGGCTGCGTGATTTCGCTAAAGCGCAGGAGTGCTTTGAGAAAATGATGGCTGATTACTCCCTGGTGCCTTACAAAGATCTCTGGGATTTCAGCAAACCCAATACTGCAGAAGCCATTTTAGAATTCCAGTTTAGTCCTGTATATCCGAATAACAATAAGATCCAATTCCAGATAGGTTCCAGGGCGGTACAGTCGTATTTTGGAGATGGATGTTATTACTCTGGTTACGATAAACTGGTACCTACCCAATATGCATACGAAACAGTGGCCAATGGCGGCATCTGGGAAGATGGCGACCTGAGAAAAGAAGAGAGCATCCGGTATGATTTCACTTATTATGGGGAAACACCCACACTGGACAGGATCTCCTGGGAGGACCTGGGTCCGAATCATGATGAGCTGAAACCTCATGTTAAAAAGTATGAGGACTTCCGGGTGGACAAACACCACGAAATGAGGATCAGCAATATGTGGAACTCCGGTAAGAACATCCCGGTACTACGGCTGGCCGATATAAAACTCTGTTATGCTGAGTGTCTGAATGAGGCCGGGAAAACCAATGATGCCATCCTGGTGGTGAATGAAGTGAGGAAACGTGCCTGGGGAGGTACCCTGCCTGATGATAAAAGCTGGAAGGCTATGTCCAAAGACGAGTTTAAGGCAAAAATCATGGACGAGCGTATCCGGGAGCTTTTTGCGGAAGACTGGCGGCGTATTGACCTGATCAGGACGGGCAAATTCGTTGAATTGGTAAAAGCCCGCAATAAATGGGCAAAAGAATCCGGGAAAATTCAGCCATTCAATACTATCTTTCCGATTCCGGACACGGAGTTGAAATTAAATGGGGATATTGGGCCGGAAGACCAGAACCCGGGTTATAATTAA
- a CDS encoding AraC family transcriptional regulator produces the protein MKTVFHKSEIPLSQIFVVRHLQEKHFDPIWHAHSEYQLFVVLEGTGTRFIGDSIKAFKPGELIFTGPHLPHLWRSDDAYFGKNSSLQTDGIVIYFNEHFLGDHMMDKEEMIALKKLFERAGRGLEFFGGPREQIISMMQELTGMKGLQSVIQLLHILAIMAGTKEYDYISSRAYELENNPGETDRMNIVYDYVLKNFRRKILLEELSELLHMTPTSFSRYFTTKNNKPFSRFVSEIRIKHACKLLTETDAPIAHICYECGFNTLSNFNKQFKEFMLRKPAEYKKAFLSI, from the coding sequence TTGAAGACTGTTTTCCATAAATCAGAAATACCGCTCTCCCAGATCTTTGTGGTCCGCCACCTGCAGGAAAAACACTTCGACCCTATCTGGCATGCCCATTCCGAATACCAGCTTTTTGTAGTGCTGGAAGGCACCGGCACCCGTTTTATCGGAGACAGTATCAAAGCATTTAAACCTGGAGAGCTCATTTTCACAGGGCCTCACCTCCCTCATTTATGGCGCAGCGATGATGCCTATTTCGGAAAGAACAGCTCCCTGCAAACAGACGGCATCGTGATCTACTTCAATGAACATTTCCTGGGCGATCATATGATGGACAAAGAAGAAATGATAGCCCTCAAAAAGTTGTTTGAGCGTGCCGGCCGCGGACTCGAATTCTTTGGCGGCCCAAGGGAACAGATCATCTCCATGATGCAGGAACTCACCGGCATGAAGGGCCTGCAGAGTGTGATACAACTCCTTCATATCCTCGCCATCATGGCTGGTACAAAAGAATACGACTACATTTCATCCAGGGCTTATGAATTAGAGAACAATCCCGGTGAAACAGACAGGATGAACATCGTGTATGATTATGTATTAAAGAATTTCCGCCGTAAGATACTGCTGGAAGAACTCTCGGAACTGCTGCACATGACACCTACTTCCTTCAGCAGGTATTTCACCACCAAAAACAATAAACCCTTCTCCCGGTTTGTTTCTGAGATACGCATCAAACATGCCTGCAAATTATTAACGGAAACGGATGCCCCCATCGCACATATCTGTTATGAATGTGGTTTTAATACCCTCTCTAACTTCAATAAACAGTTTAAGGAATTCATGCTTCGTAAACCCGCGGAATACAAAAAGGCGTTTTTAAGTATCTGA
- a CDS encoding flagellar motor protein MotB → MSIRLISSALLVVSILGTGCVSNKKFAQLQSSYNDLQNQNKELDGRYQTAQRDLSGANTRVKSLEEQIASQRTGLAALQAALDKCLNSTSQGNVNISKLVDEINASNKYIQHLVNTKNKSDSLNMVLTNNLTRSLSREELRDVDVQVLKGVVYISLSDNMLYKSGSYEISPKAGETLSKIAKIIMDYKDYEVLIEGNTDNVPISQTNIRNNWDLSALRASSVVQALQTTYNVDPKRLTAGGRGEYNPVADNNTVEGKSKNRRTQIIITPKLDQFMELIDKAPEGGTEAK, encoded by the coding sequence ATGAGCATACGACTTATATCATCAGCATTGCTGGTGGTGAGCATTCTAGGAACGGGCTGTGTGAGTAATAAGAAATTTGCCCAGCTACAGTCCAGCTACAACGATCTGCAGAACCAGAACAAAGAACTGGATGGCAGATATCAGACAGCCCAGCGTGATCTTTCAGGGGCTAACACCAGGGTTAAAAGCCTGGAGGAGCAAATTGCTTCTCAACGTACAGGATTAGCAGCTTTACAGGCTGCATTGGATAAATGTCTTAACTCTACCAGCCAGGGTAATGTAAACATCTCTAAACTGGTAGATGAAATCAACGCTTCCAACAAATACATTCAGCACCTGGTGAACACCAAAAACAAGAGCGACTCGCTTAACATGGTGCTGACCAATAACCTTACCCGTTCTTTGAGCAGGGAAGAGTTAAGGGATGTGGATGTACAGGTATTGAAAGGAGTGGTGTATATCTCTCTGTCTGATAACATGCTGTATAAGTCCGGTAGCTATGAGATCTCTCCAAAAGCAGGTGAAACACTCAGCAAAATTGCGAAGATCATCATGGACTATAAGGACTATGAAGTGCTGATTGAAGGTAATACGGATAATGTGCCTATTTCACAGACTAATATCCGGAATAACTGGGACCTCAGTGCCTTAAGGGCTTCCTCTGTGGTGCAGGCTTTACAGACTACTTATAATGTAGATCCTAAACGTTTAACAGCAGGTGGTAGAGGTGAATACAACCCGGTTGCCGATAACAATACGGTAGAAGGAAAGTCTAAGAACAGGCGTACACAGATCATTATTACGCCTAAGCTGGATCAGTTTATGGAGTTGATAGATAAGGCACCGGAAGGTGGTACTGAAGCAAAATAA